In Takifugu rubripes chromosome 18, fTakRub1.2, whole genome shotgun sequence, the DNA window ttttcttctagtattttccacgttgatgagggttagtaaaaatgactgattcacaatagttgtgatagtgcgccatgaaaaaaacataaataagccgcaccgtagaataagccgcagtgtttaaagtgtaggaaagaattagcggcttatagtccggaaattacggtaatcaGATTACTCCACATCCCCGGgggctaaccccaacccctaaaccctaatccctaaccccaacccagcCGTGAGATGAACCCTATAATCCCTCGGCAGCCTCAGATCAAATGGTGAAGGTCTGGATGTGTTTTTCACCTGTGGCCACCTGTGTTCCTGCTCTGACTGCCTGTTTGCTCCTCAGGTCCTGCTGCTCTTGTGTATAGCGGACTGGATGGTCCATTCCATGTGGCGGAGCGGCAAAGACCCCGACAGTTTTTCCATCCCGTACCTGACGGCTCTGGGGGACCTGTTGGGCACGGCCCTGCTGGCCCTCAgttttcacttcctgtgggTGATCGGGGACCGGGACAGCGATGTGGGGGACTGACAACCCCAGCAGCACCGGTGGGGGGACGGCGCCGTGGGCCTTGGTGGCTTTTGTGGCAGTGGGGGGCTGTTCCTGAACACTCTCCGCTTCATTTCAGTCAAACCTCAGAAGGGTTTGCAGACTGATTTCTACTGTGGACCTTTTGTAATAATCAGGTGTGTTTGTTGGAGCACCTGCTCAACAGGTCTCTGCTGTGGACCAGCAGCAGGCGTCTCCAGAGGAGCTGTGGTGGTGGGACATCAGGAATCCGTCACCTTTCTTTCTATATTTGTAGCAGCCAGACAGGTGGTTCTCAGAGTGTTCTCTACCAGTGCCGACAGGGACACGTGCCTCCCGACCTCAGCTCCAACCAGGTGCTGAGGTCGGGAGGCACCAGGCAGGTGCCACATGGTCTGCACCAGTGGCGGAGGAGGAGTAGCGGCTCGCAGAGGTTGTGTGTTCAAAGCACCTTTCAAAATCCACGATCCAGAGTAGGCTAGCTGTGCTCATGTTCTGTCACCATCAGGGGATCCTGACCTCTTACCGCAGGCCGGTTTCCCATCACAGTGGCTTTGGTTACACAAcctgtgtctctcctctggtgcGCCACAGCAACAGTGTTCGTTTCCTACCCCTCTTACTTAGGGGGTAGTTAATCAGCGTTTGCATGCTAATCACCTGTTTACAGTGCATGTTTGCACAGCTCATGGCCTCGTTTATGTCATTCCTTCTGCCGGGTCTCTGCGTTTCTACTCTCTGCTGGTAGCTTCAGAGGTGCCTCCTCCGAGGGgtcacagcgccccctgggATCAGGAGGACTAAGCCTCAGGAGGATAACGGCCTTGGCTCATCTATAACAGTAATCATGCTAGCATTGCCAGTGGCTATGACGTTCACATGTGCCTCCGAAGAGATTCTGAACACCACAACCCTGGTCTGCACTGTTGTCAGTTGGGAGGTTTATTCAGGAGGGTCCAGGGGCCACAGGCAGGAGGGGTCCCACTCTGGCTGACGTTAGCTAGCATTGGTCTACTGCAGCTCCTGTCGggcacaaatgaataaaattatCTTTGAATGAAGATCTGGCTTGTGATGTTTCTCTGAGCGCGGTCGGTGGGATCCTCATCCACCAGAAGTTACGCCGTGCACCTCTCCTAGTCTCCATGACAACCGAAGCAGGTCCTCCTCACGCGACGTCTCGGCGTTTTGCGTAGAGACGCTGAAACCCGCCACACACAGCCGTGGAGCCAAGGACCAGGTCCCACAGAAGAACAGGATGGTGGAGCCCCAAGTGGCAGCACACTCGCTCTGtcctggagaggaaggaaggttGGTCCAAATGAGACGTGTGAAAGAGGAACCAGGTGGAGACCAAGGGAGGACACAGGAAGAAGATCTTAAAGACTTGAGGTCAACAGTCTTTGTAGTCTTTATAGACCTCCTTCCTCTAGTCTGATCAATCTGAGAGGAGGATGTGGACGTCCTTCAGGAGACACACGCTCACAGGTTAACAGTGGAGGGGAACTGGTCCAGTGGTCCAAATGTCCCCCCTATCCGTCCCCTCATTCAGCTGTTTGTATATTTATGCAGTACAAtaacattttctgtctttttagtTGACATAATTAACATGCTAACAATTTCACATCCTAATATGCTCGCATGCCAACATGGTCACATGCTATCATACTCGTGCTAATATGGTAACATGATCAAATGCTAatctgctagcatgctaacaagGTCACATGCTAATACGCTCGCATGCTAATATGGTCACATGCTAACACAGTGAAGAGAATTCTGTTTACCTTGTTACcatgtgttctaccatatgtttctgttttctgttacagttagtttaaaAGTTAGGGATGGTAGAAaacattagcaagtgtaataaagataagcagtcagttgacccttccttgacatgattgttgtttagacagttgtaatcgcaggagccagtcaggctgaAGGTGTTAAACATACGTcttaaaactggacagcatagtttagtggtgttgataagttcctctgcaagaaggtgaactttgacctggccatttgagaaacaacagagaacaaAGACTGtaccagcatccaatgggactggaagaagaagacgaggtcatccaagcagaaggactggattggactgaattagcatcaataatttacatatgtgtttctttaaaagactgggtcaaggaatagttaggttgtcagacttcatgccctgacaattgactctgttattgtagggtcatgaactggcccggagctctgtaatatttgtatcttgaattgattccaTGTGCTAAATACagtttgaaattggcatttttcttcttcaagtCTTCCTTcagagaacacgcggatcggcagtgacacacgtGAGGTATTGCGATGCAACAACAGTCACAAGCTAATATGGTTATATGCTAACATGGTCACATGCTAACATGGTCACGTGCTAATATGCTTGCATGCTAAGGTCACATGCTAACATGGTCACATGATAATATGGTCACATGTTAACATGGTCATATACTAATATGCTCTCATGCTAATATGGCCATATGCTAATATGCTCACAAGCAATCATGTTCATGTGCTTATATGATCACATGCTAATATGCTCAAATGTTAATATACTTACATGCCATTATGCTCATGTGCTAATATGGTCACATGCTAATATACTCAAATGCTATCATACTTGTGCTAATATTATCACATGCTAATATAGTTATATGATAATATGCTCCTCTGCTAACATGGTCACATGCTAAGATGACGTGTCTTTTGTTTGCTGTCTTGTTCCTGATAAATGCAGAATAAATGAACTGATGAGCTGAATTTATGTgctgagcaggagaaggaggggcaggaagagcAGTAGGGGAGGTCACATGGTACTTAGACGCTAGCAGGCTGCTTCCATGTGGTCTTGGTGCTTGTGTGGCTCCTGTACGCCACCCTAAGGGAGCTCCAGAGACGCAGACATGTGTGGGGATGTCAGCAAAGGAGAGTGGGTGGAGCTGTGAGGACCCGGTGGATCAGGAGAAGGGTTTTGTTAGAACcattataataaagttatctcttatttgcttttaccttgttatattccttattcttgttatattgtttctcattacttaatgtttcttattatttgttaatgcttaatgtccatgatgcttgatgtgtgaactcgtacttctctggtcaaggacgacagaaatgcagctgttgTGGGGAGTATTAGGAAGTAACaatgactggagatagagctgcagagcatgacgcaggaggtgttcttcttttaatctgtctgatatggaagaacgtgctgtgtgcgagctaagctaatcaaaacagtgaagacctacgtataatctcaccattatgatttacagtcttttgctttgtatgggacctgctatcttgtgtttccccctccctttaggcacatttgatttctgtgtaactagggacctcctaatctcagtaaaagaaggatggcgggagatgtgcctcaggacgtgttggagatctgtaactgagcacatctctccgtcctccttgcaagtaaaattcaaaactgtctgtctttgcctcatttgtttctctcatgttttaggtcgttCAAATCTAACAGGTTTCAGAGTGTCTTCTGGTTCCAGCCTggtggatcagctggaggtccTTCAGACCTCCTAATGACCTTGATGGCATCAGGagcgacacaaacacactcaggtgGCGCCGTGAAGAGTTTCAGGGtcattttattgtgaaaagcTCAGACAAACTGCAGGTCACAGGTGGATCAACGCCACTCGCAATGTACAGGTGACACTCACTTCTTTGTGAGTTGTGTGCGCCTAAAACTGAAGAgcaaaacaggaggaagagttCAGGTGTGCTGCCATGGCGATGGCCAGCCGGGGCAGGAACGTtccaaagaataaataaataaataaagtcaccAGAGTCAGATAGGTTCCCTCTAAGGCAGAGTAGGTCCAGCACAGTCTCTCTCGCACACTCTCGCTcgctcgcacgcacacacacacacacacacacacacacacacacacacacacacacacacacacacacacacacacacacacacacacacacacacacacacacacacacacacacctctcagattcagctggtggtggatccGTGTAGAAAACGGTGAAAGTTCCTTGTGTCATGGTACAAGTCCAGAAACAAACCAGAACCTTCCAATATCTGGTAGAACATGAGTGGGGACCCTCTGAGGACCCTTTGGGGTCCTGCTCATGTGGACATTTCATGAGTGGGGGAGCCGTCCCCGCTGAACTGTCCTCCACTCCTTGTGTCATCAACACCTCTAGCAGGGTAACAACCCCTGATTACCCCCAGACCCCCTAGGAccagagaaggggaggaggtgctctggtccttgtgtgtgtgtgtgtgtgtaaaatgtttCATCAGTGGGAAAATAGAGCTCAGGTCCACAGCACGAGTCCTCGACATCGTCCTCCTCCCACAGGACGAAAAGCAAGAATCAGTCCAAGAAGAGACATCGTCAACAGATTTAACAGCTGAGGCGAAACGAGACATTCCGAAAGAACGGGGTAAAGAAGACCTCCAACTGGTTGGACCAGGCTACTCTTCTCCCTTGGAGACAGGACAGAACACCCAGCTGAAACTCTGGGTTGGACCAGGCTGCATGAACCAGgcctgaggaggacagcagcCTCAGTGGTGGTCCTCTGGGAAGACTTCATCAGTCAGCAACATTGTCCACTGGAACGATGCCGTGGGCCCGTCTGGACCTGCTGACCAAGCCCCTGCGTGGCACCAACATCAGCAGGAGTGCAAATCTGCATGCTGCCAGCATGTTTTAGTCCAGGATGCCATGCTGAGAATACACTCATTGTCTGTGCAGCAGGACAACACAAGGATGCAGAGCCAACCAATCCAGGAGCTGGAAGCTTAATCAAGGTCAGATGACTGTGCAGGACGCCCAATAAAGGTTTGCTGGTTCTCTTCTTCTAAACCATGAGCTGAGACACACATGCAAGCGTCACACTTCAAAAGCCCGGAACAGTTCAGGAGTTAGACCCATCTCAGCAGCCTGGAAAGAAGCCTCTTACTGCTgagatcccctctggttcaggTACCTGGGCACCGTTGGGGAGTACAACCCACAGCAGCTAGCGTGAGTGTTGAACACCAGCATATCTGAGGCTCTCACATTCATTTTGGCACCAAAGGTCTGACCAGGAAACGCAAACCCGCCTGGGTAAATATGGGATGATGTCATACACAGAGGGACCAAGTGGTGGCTGAGAGCTGTCTCACACCCCTCAGGAAGGAGAAGGCAATGGTGCATTCAGAAGAAGCCAAGATCAACAAAGTCTTCTCAAATATTCAAATTAAATTAGCCATTTTATTGCTGCTAGCAGCAACTATTCGTACACAATATAAACAACAACCAGCATAAGGGCAAAGGTCGTCTAAATTCTGTCCCTGGGTTTGTCCACAGAGCCCCTAAGTGGGGCATGGCAGGGGTCTTAGACCCACGTCCTTCAACCCTTTCAATCTGTCCAGTCCTCAGGGTTGCTGACCCCCCTCCCGTGGTAGCCCCTTCAGGACATGTGGACGGGACACTGGTTTGCGTGTCCCATAGCTTTATCTTTAGCTTCACGGTGTCCTCAGGATGCAAAGAGCTCCATTTGTGCCAGCAACAAACCTTGTGGGTCACCTGTTGGCTGAAGGGTGATACAGTAGCAGGTCAAGGTCTCAGGAGAGGGAACAGTAGATATTTAATTGAGTGCCCTCCGGGGGGATGACAAGGTACTTGATCTCTTTAATATGTACACCCCATGAAGGCTAATGTGGACTAGTGAAGGACATTAATCACAATTCTACGGAATTTCTGAGGTCTGCCAAACTGGTCGAATTTTCTGGTCGATTCATGAAAAACGCTGAGCGCATGTcggaggggaagaagagaatCTGTATTAAGTTTAGTCCTAGGAGGGAACgtgcccctccccccttttAAGTACACGTTGAAGACCTGCTTCACCAACACCTTGGAATCTGTACATGTGTTTGGTTCCTATAATCCACATTCGTATCCAGTCGCTGCACCCTGAATGGATATCCACCATCTTCTACCCAAATACCTTCTGTCTTTTTTACATCTTCAGTTTTGACCGTGTGTCCTGGACCATCAGTCTCTAAAAACCATCATCCTCATTTGGGCTGCCTTTTCAAAAACAAGGCCGGTACTGCCAGAGTCCCAGCTCCGGTCTCAGTCAGTCCAGCCGAAGATAACTGGGTGTTGAATAGTTAAACATGAGGAAGTCCATCTTGTAGAGCTGGTAgagccggagctgctgctgtgtgctgatGTTGCTAAAAAACTGTGCCGTCATGGTGTCTGTGGTGCGGGTGGACTTGGCGTAACTTGGGAAGCGCAAGGATTCAGTGACGCCCACCAATCGCAACACGTAGTTGGAGTCGTCTTCTAGCGTCTCATACTTTCCCACCAGGTCGTAGTGAATATGACACGGGTGGCAGAGCTGGGAGACGGTCTGCCAGTGCTCGTTCAGCGGTCCGTCGCGCTGTGTCGCCGGATCCACCAGGTACTCTGTGAATTCTTTGAACTTGACATCGGCGCCGTTGAGGAGGGCGTCCTGCGTGGCATTTTTGCGGTAGCGGCGGATGATTCGGGTGCCAAAGCGCTTGTGGAAGGACGAGTTGTACTTAAGGGTGAACTTGTTGCGGTAGGCAGAGACCAGCCTCTCAAAGGGCTCTCGAACAAACAGGAACTTGAGGTAGTTCTTGAGGCGGTGGTTGATCTCAGCGATGCTGTACTGGTTTAGGGTCTTCAGGTTGGTGGGAATGTGGGCTTCATTGGAAGGGATTTCCATGGGGTCACTGTGAAAAACAACCAGGACACAGCGAGTCACGTGATGCTGTTTTAATGCCAAGGTGAACAGAAATGGTCTTTAACGGGGCTGATGCGCCACATTGGGGTCACCACAGATCGGACACTCACCTGTACTTGCCGCGGCCCGTGAGGACCATCATGACACGTTTCCAGTTGGTGCAGGCCACTTTGGGGACGTAACAGTAGATGAGCTCATGGTCTTCATCTACCACAAGGTGCTTCAGATCTGCCGGCGTCAGGACTCTGCGCTTACGGCTTGACGCGCTGTAGACGCGACAGGCATCCGCAACTTGATCCCTCCTGGCCTGGTGCAGGACACCTGCTCCAGACGGATCCGGCTGGTTGGGGAAACACATGAAGGaatgaatgtttgttttatttcttctttactTGTTCTTGAATAAACTGATAACACAAATGTCAAATGAACATCGGATTACATTTTTAACTGTATTTCATCACCTTTTCCTCTGCCCCAGGAGGTCCCACACCAGCGGCATGTGGAACATAAGGCTGCCACCTCTGACATCCATAGATCAGTCAGAGAGGCTAAACACTGCTGCACTGCCAACAACTGGCTCAACAAATGCATCAGTCTACCTCTGGGGACCGGAGGCAGGGATGATGTGCTATCACGAAGCAAAACCCCCTCGCTCCTGACACCAGGTCCCCCCAGGGTCCACCTATGACTGCGAGACCTCGAACATATTCGAACATCATCATCTGACAATGCTGTGGTTGTGGTACGAATCCACTACAATGATCAGACGCCCTACATGAAGAAGGTCTGGGGCCAGGAGAAGCATCTCCTGAGGAACGTCAGCCAGACAAAGGAACTGAGGGTGGacttcagcaggaagcagcagagggcCACCATCAGCTGGGACTCTGGTCAGAAGAGTGCACACCTCCAAATACTGGGAGCGACCATCTCACAGGAGCTGTCCTGGACTCATCACCACCTCCACCTACGTAGCTCAGAGAAGCTAACTCCAACTAAAGGTGAGAGCATCTTGTAGAGAACATCAGCAGCTGGGTAGGAAACTTCCCAAAAGGACCCTGAAAAGTCAGCAGACTGGACCATCAGAACCACCATCCCCAACCTGCAGGGCACCTGTACCAAGTGTTGCAGGTTAAGGGTGATGAGGATTCTCGATACCCACGTGTGCATGTGATAAATAAATATCAGGCTTTTTGTTGAGTCCCTTTAGGGTGAACGCAAGTGGAAGGCATGTGCACACGTCAAAGTTATGTCATCTGAGCAGAGGGTTGTACGGTAGTTCACACGAGGGTCTTGATAAGCAGCTTGGCGGGATCAGGTTCTGTAGATGCTTCAGGCTTCTAGGTTTGAGGACAGGAATGTTTTCTTAGCCTCCGCTTCAGAGCAGAACCTCTTGTCCCTTCATCGGGATTCTAGTTGATTGTGCCGCGGTCCACAAGGCGCTCCGGTCCACTGCTAACAAGGGTGGCCTTTGAGAGCTCCAGTGGCCAGGCTGAGATGGGGGGCTCCTCAGATCCCTGCGGCACCACAGCTAACACAGCCTGACTAAAAGGGTTTGAAGCAGGGTCTCTCTCAAGTCCCTCTTCACACCTTCAAGCGCGTCATTCATCAGAGGAGAAAAGCATCTTTCTCCCTGATCACAGGCTGCAGCGGCAGGAATGAAGCAGACTGGTCCCGTGGCGACCCGGCTGCTCCGCCTTACCTTCGACCACCTTAAAAGCGATCACCTCA includes these proteins:
- the chst11 gene encoding carbohydrate sulfotransferase 11 isoform X2 translates to MKQTLGDLMRMSRICRMVFATCLGSFILVIFYFQIMRRNPFVVDGCCRKGSRNALQELYNPTEPDPSGAGVLHQARRDQVADACRVYSASSRKRRVLTPADLKHLVVDEDHELIYCYVPKVACTNWKRVMMVLTGRGKYSDPMEIPSNEAHIPTNLKTLNQYSIAEINHRLKNYLKFLFVREPFERLVSAYRNKFTLKYNSSFHKRFGTRIIRRYRKNATQDALLNGADVKFKEFTEYLVDPATQRDGPLNEHWQTVSQLCHPCHIHYDLVGKYETLEDDSNYVLRLVGVTESLRFPSYAKSTRTTDTMTAQFFSNISTQQQLRLYQLYKMDFLMFNYSTPSYLRLD
- the chst11 gene encoding carbohydrate sulfotransferase 11 isoform X1, yielding MKQTLGDLMRMSRICRMVFATCLGSFILVIFYFQSMFQPVMRRNPFVVDGCCRKGSRNALQELYNPTEPDPSGAGVLHQARRDQVADACRVYSASSRKRRVLTPADLKHLVVDEDHELIYCYVPKVACTNWKRVMMVLTGRGKYSDPMEIPSNEAHIPTNLKTLNQYSIAEINHRLKNYLKFLFVREPFERLVSAYRNKFTLKYNSSFHKRFGTRIIRRYRKNATQDALLNGADVKFKEFTEYLVDPATQRDGPLNEHWQTVSQLCHPCHIHYDLVGKYETLEDDSNYVLRLVGVTESLRFPSYAKSTRTTDTMTAQFFSNISTQQQLRLYQLYKMDFLMFNYSTPSYLRLD